In the genome of Podospora pseudocomata strain CBS 415.72m chromosome 7, whole genome shotgun sequence, the window CACGAGTTCTGCCGCCTTCAGATCTTTGTTCCAGCTTTGGCTGCTCAACCCCGAGTCTACAGTAGAAGGCAGGCATCCAGTTGAACACTAGTTATCTAATGAACTCTTTCTATAGTGCCCTTACCCACCCGCCACATCTCAACTCATGGGAGCCATGATGAGCGATGGCCAACCGTAATCAACAATTGTCACCACGAACAACGACATTCCACTTGTCTGCTTAGAACGCTTGTCCCTTGATACGAAGGTCGTTATCCGTGACACATCCATGCTGGCGCAGATAGTATGCGCCATTGCCAATCTAATTCCACTGGACCTCCTGCTCGTGATCATCCTATCTGTTTGTCAATACCCTGGGCGTCTGGGAGTTATGGTGAAACATAAGATGCGGACAGCTTCCATCATTGCACCAGTAGATGGCTGCCCACCACGAGCAGCTGACGCGTCCACAGTTGCCAGGACCCGATCCGTAAGGGGACATCGCACGTGAAGGACTCGGGTccccggcgccggcggctGCTGAAATGTGGGCTGATGTAGTCGGGATTAGGACTCGAAAGGTTGCGTTCCGCCCAGAATATCTCGCCTCCATTTGCGCAATCGCTTCCTCGATGGTGCGGGTGACAGTCGCGGTAGCGCTAGTAGGATCGTCAACTTTGACAGGAAGGTCCCAAGAGATGGGAACCATTCCGTAGCCCCAAATACTGTTTGGCTGCTCGTTATTGGAGGCTGGAGCGCTGTAGACACCCTTTTTCATGTTAGCAAGTGTGTTCTAACATAAGCTATCTACCTACGGTAGCCAAGGTGCTTAGAATATCATTCTTACCTCGAAAAAGGCCATCATGGCAACGAAGGAGGTGAAACAGAACCACATGATGTTTGGTTTGCAGGTATGAAACTCAGGTTCTCGTAAATTGGTGATGTCTACTGTGAAATAAGAGTCTGCCAAAGGGAGAGAGGGCAAATATACGCTGACCAAGAGAGACGTGGGCCGGCCGTAAGAGTTCCGGGAGCCAGCGTGACCAAAATGACGGTTGCTCTTGTATTCACTTCAAGCGCTTAGAAAGGCAGAGTCTTGGATACCTTATGCTATCTAATGTTCTCAATAGATTGTCTGCTCTAACACATACCTATTAGATTAAAGTGTTTCAGATGGCGGGACCGAAAAGTGATGCCCCTACCGCATGCAATCTGCACCCCAAAACAAGCCTGTAGAACTATAGTGGCTTGCCAGTTCATGAGGTctcaacccctgaaccctTGAACCGGATGGTACGGACCGACGTATCTAGGTAAGCACACTCAATAGTTGACTTTTCAAACGAAATCAATTTTCAAGACCGAACTACTTATCAACTACCCAACTACAACGTGCCATCACAAGACGACATTACATTCCGGAAATCTCTCACTCGGCACATTCATCTGCCCACCATGTTCGCATCCCCCTTCTGACCCAGCAGCTGAAGTGCGGCAGTCCGCTTCTGAGCAAGCATTAGCAACCTGTCCGCCTTCACAACTCCATTGTTATCCCTTCCGCTCAGCATCAACGCAGTCTTGCACAAGTTCTTGATCTCTCTGCCGTTCATTTTCAGCTCGCACAGACGGTCCAGGTCGCTTTCGCCAACCACAAACTTCTCAGCTCCAAAGTGTTTGAAGAAGTTGAGCCAAACCTGCCGGCGCTGCGTGGAGTCGAGGTCGTAATAAGGCAAGAACAAGTCGACGCGGGACTGGAAGGCGTGGTCGATGGCAGAGAAGCGGTTGGTGGTCAAGAACAGGATGCCTTGATAGTACTCGAGCTTGGTGAGGAAGACTGTGGTTTACACCGTTAGCAAGCCGCCACTTGGAACCACGATGAAGAGGCTGATGTAGAACACTTACTGGACACCAACTCATTACGAATCAAGCCTTCATCGCTTCGAGCACCTAGGAAGACGTCTgcctcatcaagaagaagcatggCATTCCAAAGTCGGCACAGATTGAGAGCGTGATCAAGAGCTGCTTCGACCTCGGAAGGAGTGGTGCTCAAGACACCGGCCGAAACCAGATACAATGGGACCCGGGCTCGCTCAGCAACAGCTTCGGCAGTAAATGTCTTGCCCACACCGGGGGGGCCGAACATGAGAATGGTAATCCCACGCCCTATGATGGCACGGTTAGTCTATGTTGTTGATCAAAGGGTTCCCTCAAAAAGCAGATGCGTACCTTTGTCAGCCACAAAGTCGTCGCACTCCTGGGTGCTCGCCTTCTTGCTCGCCACGAACTCCCAGGCAAGCTGCTTCTCACCTCCCTTGGACACCAAGTTGTCAAAGGCACTGTCGTTCCAATCAATATCCCGCAAGTTTTCAATGCAGTAACGCCCCCAGTCCTTTGCTTTGATGTCGAACCCGATAAGCCAGGGGGTGGTCAGTAGAAGATGCTCGTCGGACAACTCCGGAAGGCTGGAGTCGTCGACCCGGTCCGAAGTCTGAAGGTTGACCATGGTAGCGGCCATCTCGTCCTTGGATCCTGATGATTCCTCCTCTACAGATGATTCTTTCGCCACTTCCTCTTCGTTCTCCAACGAAGCGAGCTCAGGGACAGGTTTGTTCTCGCTATGGTAGTAGGCATAAGGGTCAATGACAACTCTCCCAGACATCTGGTTGTGTCACAGTCAGTACAAGATCGTCCAATCAGTTAGAAACTTGTCCCACAGGTCAGGAACACATACACTAAGCtgaacatcc includes:
- a CDS encoding hypothetical protein (EggNog:ENOG503Q48I; COG:O), giving the protein MSATSTRSATPCGSEPDEIVDESGVQVFENEFSQPSSLSSSTDEGLVPETPSGPDNSVVVQKLYETDCCCGSCPSRLSKHVNVDEERSSLEAEVSEIPIIQRHPDSDQHVTNSITVNCPSMRDVLAKALENYYQDPDTLTAENWTFNASFQPLVHRWKILNEIHESIQALLSDGDDADEVTARKKASNNLIDFLNPLLESSITSFDETLGTGRVRHENLWQIFPPGELVVTKFFGVETLCRVSRKHSLSSDSSNMWVMCEYVDWNGQMTGMKETWVTIKHFKGRQKVRNLSVYPLSMAADPEGIKARMLARGKRWEGLRGYRYQQYKGNKIAFKVGEEEDVQLSVCVPDLWDKFLTDWTIFENKPVPELASLENEEEVAKESSVEEESSGSKDEMAATMVNLQTSDRVDDSSLPELSDEHLLLTTPWLIGFDIKAKDWGRYCIENLRDIDWNDSAFDNLVSKGGEKQLAWEFVASKKASTQECDDFVADKGRGITILMFGPPGVGKTFTAEAVAERARVPLYLVSAGVLSTTPSEVEAALDHALNLCRLWNAMLLLDEADVFLGARSDEGLIRNELVSIFLTKLEYYQGILFLTTNRFSAIDHAFQSRVDLFLPYYDLDSTQRRQVWLNFFKHFGAEKFVVGESDLDRLCELKMNGREIKNLCKTALMLSGRDNNGVVKADRLLMLAQKRTAALQLLGQKGDANMVGR